A genomic window from Xyrauchen texanus isolate HMW12.3.18 chromosome 31, RBS_HiC_50CHRs, whole genome shotgun sequence includes:
- the LOC127624541 gene encoding putative nuclease HARBI1, which translates to MAERRRERRNVLQTVDDSELLRRYRLDRAGIMFVTDLIRDALTLPTQRRNAIMPEMKVITTLRYLATGKMQQCSSDDLGLSQPSVSRVITQTITALSEPLIVSTFPLDIPTLQAQKTAFVNIAGFPGVVGVIDGTHIRIIAPSKEEDVYINRKRYHSINVQVVFSADYTILDIVAKWPGATHDARILAESGLRHLFEGHRIPAYCHLLGDSGYPCKPWLLTLYLRPEQGSQLNYNRAHKKTRAVVERGIGQLKRRFHILHGEVRLAPGKVCKVITACAVLHNICKARQIADPPTDNWADEEDDEEYPPQGRDLSQRMVLEQLQQKAGNEALRAEGRTSAMPTVPIPLLKAQCY; encoded by the exons ATGGCAGAAAGAcgaagagagagaagaaatgtGTTGCAGACAGTGGATGACAGTGAGTTGTTAAGACGCTATAGATTAGATCGTGCAGGGATCATGTTTGTGACTGATCTTATTAGAGATGCGCTAACATTACCGACACAGCGCAGGAATGCCATAATGCCAGAAATGAAAGTAATCACTACATTACGATATTTGGCAACTGGGAAAATGCAACAATGCAGCAGTGATGATTTGGGTCTGTCACAACCTTCTGTAAGCAGAGTGATCACACAAACAATTACAGCACTTTCAGAACCTCTTATTGTGTCCACGTTTCCACTGGACATTCCCACCTTGCAGGCTCAAAAAACTGCATTTGTCAATATAGCAGGCTTCCCTGGTGTTGTCGGAGTAATAGATGGAACCCACATCCGAATTATCGCACCGTCGAAAGAAGAGGACGTTTATATTAATAGAAAGAGGTACCACAGCATAAACGTTCAAGTTGTTTTCAGTGCAGATTATACGATTTTAGACATTGTTGCAAAATGGCCCGGCGCAACACATGATGCCAGGATACTGGCGGAGAGTGGCCTGAGACATCTGTTTGAAGGACATCGTATTCCAGCATATTGCCACTTGTTAGGGGACAGTGGTTATCCTTGTAAACCATGGCTCCTCACACTTTACCTCCGTCCTGAGCAGGGGTCACAGCTAAATTACAACAG AGCTCACAAGAAAACACGAGCCGTAGTTGAGCGGGGTATTGGTCAACTAAAGAGGCGCTTTCACATTTTACATGGAGAGGTGCGACTGGCACCAGGAAAGGTCTGCAAAGTGATAACAGCCTGTGCAGTGCTTCATAACATCTGTAAAGCTAGACAAATTGCAGACCCTCCCACGGACAACTGGGCTGATGAAGAGGATGATGAAGAATACCCTCCACAAGGGAGAGATCTGTCCCAAA GGATGGTGTTGGAGCAGCTGCAACAGAAGGCAGGGAATGAGGCGCTTCGGGCTGAGGGTCGTACATCTGCGATGCCGACGGTCCCCATTCCTCTGCTGAAGGCTCAGTGCTACTGA